The DNA sequence AGCCGCTCATGGGCCTCATCTCCGAACGTACGCCGAGTGCTGCGTACCAGGCGCTCGGGATCGGCGAGATGGGGGGCTCCCTCCTCGTGTACCACCACCTGCAACCCGGGCGCCCGCTCTGCCAGGTGACCGGTGACGCCGGCGTGGTCGAGGTGGATGTGCGTCAGGAAGACCCGCTTGAGCTCCTCGGCCGTCAACCCGTGAGCCGCAAGCTCGGCCTCGAGGCGCGGAAGGCACGTGGAGGGCCCGGGATCGACCAGCGCGGGCTCCGGCCCGAGGAGCAGATAGGTGCTGATGGCCCCGTCGAGCCCGTCTACGCGCAGATCGATCGCGTGAATGTCCAGAATCTCCTCCAGGAAACGAAAGGGGCGGCTCCCCTGGGAGCCGCCCCTGCCTACACGCCCCGCTGCGCGCCTGCTGCGCTCAGCGTTTGGAGAGCGGCACGAAGTCGCGCTCCTGCGCTCCCAGGTACACCTGGCGCGGCCGCGCGATGCGCTGCTCGGAATCGGCCAACAACTCCTCCCACTGGGTCAGCCAACCCACCGCCCGCGGAATCGCGAACAGCACCGGGAAGAGCTCCACCGGGAAGCCCATGGCTTGATAGATGATGCCGGAATAGAAGTCGACGTTGGGATAGAGGTTCCGCTCGACGAAATAGTCCTCGTTGAGCGCGATCTTCTCCAACTCCAGGGCGATGTCGAGCAGCGGATTGCGGCCCGTCACCGCGAAGACCTCGTCGGCCGTGCGCTTGATGATCTTGGCGCGCGGATCATACGACTTGTAGACCCGGTGCCCGAATCCCATCAGGCGCTCCTCACGGCGCTTCACCCCTTCGAGGAAAGCCGGCACGTTCTCGACCGAGCCGATACGGGTCAACATCCGCAATACGGCTTCATTGGCGCCGCCATGGAGCGGCCCATACAGCGCGGCCATGGCCCCGGCCATGGACGAGAACGGGTCGGCATGCGCACTCCCGATCACGCGCATGGTGCTGGTCGAGCAGTTCTGCTCATGGTCGGCGTGCAGGATGAACAGGATGTCCAACGCACGCTCGAGGACCGGATTGGGCTTGTAGTCCCGCACGCCGATCCGGAACAGCATGTTCAGGAAGTTGGCCGTGTAGGAAAGCTCGTTCTCCGGGTAGACGTAGGGCAGCCCGCGATGATGCCGATACGTGAACGCCGCCAGCGTCGGCATCTTGGCGATGATGCGTACGATCTGGCGCCAGCGCGATTCGGTATCCTCGATGTCCTTGGCGTCTGGATAGAACGTGGAGAGCGCCGCCACGGCAGAGATCATCATCCCCATGGCGTGGGCGTCGTAGCGGAACCCGCCGAGTAGCTCGAGGATGTTCTCGTGTACGTAGGTGTGGAAGGTGACATCGGAGACGAAGGCGTCGAGCTCGGCCTGCGTGGGCAGCTCGCCCTTGAGCAGCAGGTACGACACCTCGAGGTGGCTGGCTTGCTCAGCGAGCTGCTCGATGGGATAGCCGCGGTAGCGCAGGATACCCTTGTCGCCGTCGATGTAGGTGATGGTGCTTCGTGTCGACGCCGTGTTCGTGAAGCCGGGGTCGTACGTCATCATCCCGAAATCGTCGTCCGACACCTTGATCTTGCGCAGATCGAGCGCGCGGATGACGTCCCCTTCGAGAATGTCGACCTCGTACTCGCGACCGGTGCGGTTGTCCCGGATGGTCAGGCTATTCCGGGCGTTCTCCGTCATGTGCGTCTCCCCCTGGACTCGTGCACGTCACCGTGTTGAAGGATCCCCGGGCCAGCCGCACCTGGGTGCGGCGGCTCGGAGCGCTGTGCGGGTCAGTGCCGGAGGCGGGACTCGAACCCGCACGCCCGTGAGGACAACAGATTTTGAGTCTGTCGCGTCTGCCAGTTCCGCCACCCCGGCTCACCCGACGAATCAGCCCATAAGCATAATGGGATGGAGGTTGCAGCCTCAACCGCTCCGCCGTTGTACCCGACCCGGGGCAGACGATAGCTTCCCACGGGCCGGCGATCTGGACCTCGTACGTGGCGCGCCTCCCGGCCAGCGCGCAGCCCTGGAGAAACAAGCGTGGCTCAGCCGACCTCGGACCCCTTTGGCGCTCGCACCCGACTGGACCTCCCCGAGGGACCGACCACCGTGTACCGCCCCCAGGTCGTCGAGCGGCACGGTCTGGCCTCCTTCGACCGACTTCCCTTCTCCATCCGGATCCTGCTCGAGTGCGTCCTGCGCCATGCCGGCCGGGGCTATGTGACGGAGGAGGACGTGGGCGCGGTAGCGGCCTGGTCGCCGACCCGGAGCGGCGCCGACTTCCCGTTCATGCCCACCCGGGTGGTCCTCCAGGATTTCACCGGCGTCCCCGCCGTGGTGGACCTGGCCGCCATGCGGGACGGGCTGGCCCGACTGGGCGGCAAGGCGGATCGCATCAACCCGGTGGTTCCGGCGGATCTGGTGATCGACCACTCCGTCCAGGTGGACTACTTCGGCCGGGGAGACGCCTACCGCCTC is a window from the Gemmatimonadota bacterium genome containing:
- a CDS encoding citrate synthase, which codes for MTENARNSLTIRDNRTGREYEVDILEGDVIRALDLRKIKVSDDDFGMMTYDPGFTNTASTRSTITYIDGDKGILRYRGYPIEQLAEQASHLEVSYLLLKGELPTQAELDAFVSDVTFHTYVHENILELLGGFRYDAHAMGMMISAVAALSTFYPDAKDIEDTESRWRQIVRIIAKMPTLAAFTYRHHRGLPYVYPENELSYTANFLNMLFRIGVRDYKPNPVLERALDILFILHADHEQNCSTSTMRVIGSAHADPFSSMAGAMAALYGPLHGGANEAVLRMLTRIGSVENVPAFLEGVKRREERLMGFGHRVYKSYDPRAKIIKRTADEVFAVTGRNPLLDIALELEKIALNEDYFVERNLYPNVDFYSGIIYQAMGFPVELFPVLFAIPRAVGWLTQWEELLADSEQRIARPRQVYLGAQERDFVPLSKR